The Brevibacillus brevis genome contains a region encoding:
- a CDS encoding LacI family DNA-binding transcriptional regulator, with translation MDTKNKVTIEDVAKKAGVGIATVSRAINDSGGISPKTKALILQVIDELGFIPNTSAQSLKVRQTYQIALAVPDIRNAIIPDIAWSVEQAAKQHGYRVVQINTAGNARMELETVREVKKLHVDGLIIMPLAYPKTLVQMINKASVPVSIINYGKKLEDNVKADVVSMARQEGRLVMEHLIKIGRTRIAYAGAPKDKIEERYFAYEASLQHVDPSLVYFGEDFSFETGLRAADYFFSLKNMPDAIYAVNDMVAIGIVNRFKELGVRVPEDVAVVGIDNNVWTTITTPQISSVSIMGEEVARLATELLLKRIREQGAGAYERVQFEPRLIVRESSVAVIRKSSLDT, from the coding sequence TTGGATACAAAAAATAAAGTGACAATAGAAGACGTAGCGAAGAAGGCGGGCGTAGGAATCGCAACGGTATCGAGGGCCATCAATGACAGCGGGGGAATCAGTCCGAAGACAAAAGCGTTGATTTTACAGGTGATCGATGAGTTGGGCTTTATTCCGAACACTTCTGCGCAAAGTCTAAAGGTGCGCCAAACCTATCAAATCGCACTGGCTGTCCCTGACATTCGCAATGCGATCATTCCGGATATCGCCTGGTCGGTCGAGCAAGCGGCCAAGCAGCATGGCTACCGCGTCGTACAAATTAATACAGCAGGAAATGCCCGAATGGAGCTTGAGACCGTGCGTGAGGTCAAAAAGCTGCATGTAGACGGGCTGATTATCATGCCGCTCGCCTATCCGAAGACGTTGGTCCAGATGATTAACAAAGCGAGTGTTCCAGTTTCGATTATTAACTATGGGAAAAAGCTCGAAGACAATGTGAAAGCAGATGTAGTCAGCATGGCCCGTCAGGAAGGCCGGCTCGTCATGGAGCATCTGATCAAAATTGGCCGCACGCGAATCGCTTATGCAGGTGCGCCGAAGGACAAGATCGAGGAGCGGTATTTTGCCTATGAGGCGTCGCTTCAGCACGTCGATCCTTCGCTGGTGTATTTTGGCGAGGACTTCTCGTTTGAGACGGGCCTTCGTGCTGCGGATTACTTTTTTAGCCTAAAAAACATGCCGGACGCCATCTATGCGGTCAATGACATGGTGGCAATCGGGATCGTGAATCGGTTCAAGGAGCTCGGCGTTCGCGTGCCAGAAGATGTCGCGGTCGTAGGAATTGACAACAATGTGTGGACGACGATTACGACTCCACAGATCAGTTCTGTTTCGATCATGGGGGAAGAGGTGGCGCGGCTGGCGACTGAGCTTTTGCTGAAACGGATTCGAGAGCAGGGGGCAGGAGCGTACGAGCGCGTACAGTTCGAGCCGCGGCTGATTGTAAGGGAGTCCAGTGTGGCGGTTATCCGTAAATCCTCGTTGGATACGTAG